The proteins below are encoded in one region of Hordeum vulgare subsp. vulgare chromosome 3H, MorexV3_pseudomolecules_assembly, whole genome shotgun sequence:
- the LOC123442927 gene encoding uncharacterized protein LOC123442927 encodes MSTPNKWKRRSLKAQISTTSFSLKQQRVMKSSSSSSVGGDLGSLGTTLAPSHGMLAASSSSGDRSGRRLCSTPAVGSRNRFCCESRSVAVTAFSSMKVTVRSSRRPKWARIQAGSARGATAVSGTAFMGAASTGGAKNGTKAPERERLAALARCSAAAGSYTTRVSACGLLQPA; translated from the exons ATGTCGACGCCGAACAAGTGGAAGCGGCGCTCCTTGAAGGCCCAGATCTCGACCACGTCCTTCTCATTGAAGCAGCAGCGGGTGATGAAATCCAG CTCCTCCTCTTCGGTCGGCGGCGACCTTGGCAGTCTCGGGACAACCTTGGCGCCATCACACGGTATGCTGGCAGCGTCGAGTTCCTCGGGGGACAGGAGCGGGCGGAGGCTGTGCAGCACGCCCGCGGTCGGGAGCCGGAACCGGTTCTGCTGCGAGTCGAGATCGGTGGCGGTCACGGCCTTCTCGTCGATGAAGGTCACCGTCAGGTCGAGCCGAAGGCCGAAATGGGCGCGTATCCAGGCTGGCTCGGCTCGGGGAGCGACGGCGGTGAGCGGGACGGCTTTTATGGGCGCGGCGTCGACGGGCGGCGCCAAGAATGGGACAAAAGCACCGGAGAGGGAGAGGCTGGCCGCGCTGGCCCGCTGCTCCGCGGCGGCGGGGTCGTACACGACCAGGGTAAGCGCGTGCGGTCTCTTGCAGCCAGCATAG